From Aedes albopictus strain Foshan chromosome 1, AalbF5, whole genome shotgun sequence, one genomic window encodes:
- the LOC109432734 gene encoding uncharacterized protein LOC109432734: MDFTHLTDEEVNYELALRHVVNLGPTTHRGKVLRLKALIQEESLRDSKPTSSDHVMSTQSNLEQCESQVHQLHIGAEAAIRTADSVALNQIRTRLYHYRDRLLLIRPPNELRETHAMLSVHVDVLLNKVNGTSVVNGVPRGESVVSQATSTGAIRRNNGGEEGAVGGETDATIPVGVASRQETTPPPVTSFSGGQGRGLLFSSSFRALDNEDVGETQPRQRNTSPPPPYLPREREIWNRPVPEAQSREVQELQARIAEMQEREQRTREENYRMREDLERLIRRDRPAPERADDRRIQKAVHNWPFKFRGEKDTTSLNVFLDRVETFARSEGMSDATLLSSIKHLLQEDAIDWYSRATSQNLLRTWDQFKREIRREFLPSGYSQILRLEASFRFQGREESFAKFYRDISALFRFVDPPIPDDEKFFLVKKNMNENYAAIVTAARPRSLEEMVEVCTGYDETRMLLNRQRRIPIPHSALLEPNFATPVVTSRPPPIQHHQQPQRFNRVHAVDVEEGAFEHEAAEEGPEDNWQHNIDELVEQVNALKLNIERRSARPSFAARDERQTRPTDRYNRTEADVLRAARQYTREAQTPARQQRPQTASYQTRLPQQQQEQPQRAQGWHARQGMPSSDQSDNNRRSQRLLPEPARQREDRQIQQEEAPNGQRIAMLCWNCDEEGHRFMDCPKPQAILFCYRCGRKGYSLRSCFTCRMDAVNYQAENQQ; encoded by the coding sequence ATGGACTTTACCCATTTGACTGATGAAGAAGTAAACTACGAGTTGGCTTTACGCCACGTAGTAAACCTTGGACCCACTACACATAGAGGCAAGGTTCTTCGCCTCAAGGCCTTAATACAAGAAGAGTCCTTGAGAGATAGTAAGCCTACTAGCTCAGACCATGTCATGAGCACACAATCCAACCTAGAGCAATGTGAATCTCAAGTTCACCAGCTGCACATTGGCGCAGAAGCGGCCATCCGCACAGCCGATAGCGTAGCTTTAAACCAAATACGAACACGTCTTTACCACTATCGTGATCGATTACTGTTGATCCGTCCTCCAAACGAACTGCGGGAAACTCACGCAATGCTGTCGGTGCATGTCGACGTACTTCTAAATAAAGTGAACGGGACAAGTGTAGTGAACGGTGTGCCAAGAGGTGAAAGTGTAGTTAGTCAAGCAACGTCAACTGGAGCCATACGAAGGAACAACGGTGGAGAGGAAGGAGCAGTAGGTGGCGAAACGGACGCCACGATTCCAGTGGGCGTCGCTTCCAGGCAAGAAACCACACCACCACCAGTGACGTCTTTCTCCGGTGGACAAGGACGAGGATTGCTGTTCTCTAGTTCATTCCGAGCGCTAGACAACGAAGATGTAGGGGAGACACAGCCTAGACAACGAAACACCTCACCACCGCCTCCCTATCTTCCCCGGGAGCGAGAAATATGGAACCGGCCAGTCCCAGAAGCACAGTCACGAGAAGTTCAGGAGCTGCAAGCGAGAATAGCGGAAATGCAGGAAAGAGAACAGCGGACGCGTGAAGAAAACTATCGAATGCGAGAGGACCTAGAGCGGCTAATCCGGCGAGATCGACCAGCACCGGAACGAGCGGACGATCGCCGAATACAGAAGGCGGTGCACAACTGGCCTTTCAAATTTCGCGGCGAGAAGGACACAACATCACTCAACGTGTTCCTAGATCGCGTGGAGACATTCGCGAGGTCGGAAGGCATGAGCGATGCCACACTCCTGAGTTCGATCAAGCATCTACTCCAGGAGGACGCAATCGACTGGTACTCGCGAGCAACGTCGCAAAACCTGTTGCGCACTTGGGACCAGTTCAAGCGGGAGATCAGAAGGGAATTCCTGCCCAGCGGATACTCCCAAATTCTGCGTCTGGAAGCCAGCTTTCGATTTCAAGGAAGGGAGGAATCCTTTGCGAAGTTCTACCGAGACATCTCAGCGCTTTTCCGCTTCGTCGATCCACCAATTCCAGACGACGAAAAGTTCTTCCTGGTGAAGAAGAACATGAACGAGAACTACGCAGCCATCGTCACAGCAGCGAGGCCTCGTTCACTGGAAGAAATGGTGGAAGTCTGCACCGGATACGACGAAACGAGAATGCTTCTGAACAGGCAGCGCAGGATTCCCATTCCGCACAGCGCGCTTCTTGAACCGAACTTCGCTACGCCAGTAGTAACCAGCAGACCACCACCGATTCAGCATCACCAACAGCCACAGCGGTTCAACAGAGTTCACGCCGTGGATGTAGAAGAAGGCGCATTCGAGCACGAAGCAGCGGAGGAAGGACCAGAAGACAATTGGCAGCACAACATCGACGAGCTGGTGGAGCAAGTCAACGCGTTGAAGTTGAACATTGAGCGGAGATCTGCGAGACCAAGCTTTGCCGCACGCGACGAAAGGCAGACAAGGCCAACGGATAGGTACAACCGGACAGAGGCTGACGTCCTGCGAGCAGCGCGGCAGTACACAAGAGAGGCGCAAACGCCGGCACGGCAGCAGCGGCCGCAAACCGCATCGTACCAGACTCGGCTACCACAACAACAGCAAGAACAGCCGCAAAGAGCACAGGGCTGGCATGCACGACAGGGGATGCCAAGTTCGGATCAGAGCGACAATAACCGAAGAAGCCAACGTCTGCTGCCAGAACCAGCCAGACAACGGGAAGATCGCCAAATACAACAGGAAGAAGCTCCGAACGGCCAACGAATAGCAATGCTTTGCTGGAACTGCGACGAGGAGGGTCACAGATTCATGGACTGTCCGAAGCCGCAAGCCATCCTATTCTGCTACCGTTGTGGAAGGAAAGGCTACTCGCTGCGCAGTTGCTTCACGTGCCGCATGGACGCGGTAAACTACCAAGCGGAGAACCAGCAGTAG